The Coffea arabica cultivar ET-39 chromosome 3c, Coffea Arabica ET-39 HiFi, whole genome shotgun sequence genome contains a region encoding:
- the LOC113734970 gene encoding uncharacterized protein, whose translation MRIHPLCSKRNMNMRDASDSSVNGHALKKLRKLPHVFGKVLELPFGSDADVDVEDSHETIRFIAKVEIDGEDVANEVRAHAVEIHPGVTKIVVRKDEGDLDLLLDKLNIDTWRFRLPRSAQPALASAVFVDGELIITVPKGNSREFGDGRDVWLGDSRLVLVQ comes from the coding sequence ATGAGAATTCATCCCTTGTGCAGCAAGAGAAACATGAACATGAGGGATGCTTCTGATTCTTCAGTCAATGGACATGCCCTCAAGAAACTCAGGAAACTTCCTCATGTCTTTGGCAAGGTCCTAGAATTGCCCTTTGGGTCTGATGCTGATGTTGATGTTGAAGATAGTCATGAAACCATTCGCTTCATCGCAAAAGTTGAGATCGATGGCGAGGATGTTGCTAATGAAGTCAGGGCTCATGCCGTTGAGATTCACCCTGGGGTTACCAAGATTGTGGTGAGGAAGGATGAAGGAGATCTGGACTTGTTGCTGGACAAATTGAACATAGATACATGGCGTTTTAGGCTTCCGCGGTCAGCTCAGCCGGCCTTGGCTTCTGCGGTGTTTGTCGATGGAGAACTTATTATCACGGTGCCTAAAGGCAATTCTCGAGAGTTTGGTGAT
- the LOC113726750 gene encoding uncharacterized protein, which yields MPPVTRRAAKALKPIGIQKSLGTRSDWAENDIRQCLSNYYKMRKQRRHPEKERCNYSRQHEIQFANHLVEMHRQGEIRDNISSYVVPEIQRRLNGQYGTSFTEDSIRGKYYALRGETKLYISFKRRGTGMGWDSQKFTWLMDDSQWAAMEQVNPKYGKFRNDCTVYHLLEEVFVNQGATGDFSSGFENELRTSADEREMETTARLARGKGSRSSRDEEAEIEVRGPKEAKGKGGKGKRKSGDGSGCSPMSTASGSVTDRYLRVCESIESLVSRKKSSSTSASVSSPDKNRSGRDPSKKTDYEIAMDQLKLIENVNFMAKYKAAEILKDKQELDVWNLAASDADRITWMKLKGCFPPDSQEPPPPPPF from the exons ATGCCCCCTGTTACCCGCCGTGCTGCCAAAG CATTGAAGCCGATTGGGATCCAGAAATCTCTTGGAACCAGGTCTGATTGGGCGGAAAACGATATTCGGCAGTGCCTTTCTAACTACTACAAG ATGAGAAAACAAAGGCGCCATCCAGAGAAGGAGCGTTGTAATTACTCTAGGCAGCACGAAATCCAGTTTGCCAACCACCTTGTTGAGATGCATAGACAGGGTGAAATTAGGGACAATATTAGTTCCTACGTGGTTCCCGAAATTCAGCGCCGGTTAAACGGGCAGTACGGCACCTCGTTTACTGAGGATAGTATAAGGGGCAAGTACTATGCATTGCGCGGGGAGACCAAGCTGTACATTTCCTTTAAGAGGCGCGGAACGGGAATGGGTTGGGATAGCCAGAAGTTTACATGGCTTATGGATGATAGCCAATGGGCCGCGATGGAGCAG GTCAACCCAAAATACGGCAAATTTCGGAATGACTGCACCGTCTACCATTTGCTTGAGGAAGTCTTCGTCAACCAAGGAGCGACGGGAGACTTCAGTTCTGGCTTCGAGAACGAGCTCCGTACTTCAGCCGATGAGCGAGAAATGGAGACTACTGCCCGGCTTGCACGGGGAAAGGGATCAAGGTCCAGCAGGGACGAGGAAGCTGAAATTGAGGTACGGGGGCCAAAAGAAGCGAAAGGAAAGGGGGGGAAAGGAAAGCGGAAGTCGGGTGATGGCTCTGGCTGTAGTCCCATGTCCACCGCTTCTGGCTCAGTGACCGATAGATATCTCAGGGTCTGTGAAAGCATCGAGTCACTGGTTAGTCGGAAGAAGAGCTCCAGCACGAGTGCCTCAGTTAGTTCTCCGGACAAGAATCGTTCTGGCCGCGATCCATCGAAGAAAACCGACTATGAAATTGCCATGGATCAACTTAAACTTATTGAGAACGTCAATTTCATGGCCAAATACAAGGCAGCTGAGATATTGAAGGATAAACAAGAGCTGGATGTTTGGAATTTAGCTGCAAGTGACGCCGACCGCATCACTTGGATGAAGCTAAAAGGCTGTTTCCCCCCTGACTCTCAGGAGCCCCCTCCCCCACCCCCCTTTTAG